A region from the Aeromicrobium choanae genome encodes:
- the map gene encoding type I methionyl aminopeptidase codes for MAIELLNPTQLDEMRPAGRFVAEVLTTLAETADVGMDLLELDAIAHRMIKDRGAESCYIDYAPSFGRGPFGKVLCTSVNDAVLHGLPHKYKLRDGDLVSLDFAVSVDGWVCDSALSVVVGTPRDEDLRLIEATEVALARAIEVARPGGKIGDISATIGETAREYGYTVNTQFGGHGVGRTMHGDPHISNDGVAGRGFPLKPGLVIAIEPWLLASTDEIRMDDDGWTIRSADGSRGAHSEHTIAITDGDPIVMTAR; via the coding sequence ATGGCGATCGAGCTGCTGAACCCCACCCAACTCGACGAGATGCGGCCGGCCGGCCGGTTCGTCGCGGAGGTCCTGACCACCCTGGCCGAGACGGCTGACGTGGGGATGGACCTGCTCGAGCTCGACGCCATAGCCCACCGGATGATCAAGGACCGCGGCGCCGAGTCGTGCTACATCGACTACGCGCCCTCGTTCGGGCGCGGCCCGTTCGGCAAGGTGCTGTGCACGAGCGTCAACGACGCGGTGCTGCACGGCCTGCCTCACAAGTACAAGCTGCGCGACGGCGACCTCGTCAGCCTCGACTTCGCGGTCAGCGTCGACGGGTGGGTGTGCGACTCGGCCCTCAGCGTCGTCGTCGGCACGCCGCGCGACGAGGACCTGCGCCTCATCGAGGCCACCGAGGTGGCCCTCGCGCGGGCGATCGAGGTGGCGCGACCCGGCGGGAAGATCGGCGACATCAGCGCCACGATCGGCGAGACGGCCCGCGAGTACGGCTATACGGTCAACACGCAGTTCGGCGGCCACGGCGTCGGCCGCACGATGCACGGCGACCCGCACATCTCGAACGACGGCGTGGCGGGTCGGGGGTTCCCCCTCAAGCCGGGCCTGGTCATCGCGATCGAGCCGTGGCTGCTGGCCTCGACCGACGAGATCCGCATGGACGACGACGGCTGGACGATCCGCAGCGCCGACGGCTCCCGCGGCGCCCACAGCGAGCACACCATCGCCATCACCGACGGCGACCCCATCGTCATGACCGCCCGCTGA
- a CDS encoding amidase, producing the protein MTALHELDAHDLAATIAAREVSCVEVTRHFLDRVEADHLGAFVTVTPERALTRAAELDSLDDRPPFAGVPTAFKDLTPTAGVRTTMGSRLLADEVPDHSAHLVDLVEEAGFVSLGKTNTPEFGLSSYTDNDVVGPTGTPADPALNAGGSSGGAAAAVAAHLLPLAPGSDGGGSIRIPASCCGVLGFKPSRGRVGAGPDSPTWSGLATDGVLARSVRDVAAVLDLLARPVPGSSRVWPAPATPFAQEVRRETGRLRIATWTDPYLDFVEASPGSVAAVAAAREALAALGHEVVEIANPWPADLEPQFNVVWSAGMASVPLPPEAIGALRPTTRYWYERGGQASAPALAAALTFLELTTATVNASLASFDLFLTPTLALPPQPHAWFTESGDPTEDHRRELLFTPYTALMNMSGQPAASVPGHVHEGLPVGVMLAGHVGADALVLQAADQLMEVSGRS; encoded by the coding sequence GTGACCGCACTGCACGAGCTGGACGCCCACGACCTCGCCGCCACGATCGCCGCGCGTGAGGTGTCGTGCGTCGAGGTGACGCGCCACTTCCTCGATCGCGTGGAGGCCGACCACCTCGGGGCCTTCGTCACCGTGACGCCCGAGCGAGCGCTGACCCGCGCCGCCGAGCTGGACTCCCTCGACGATCGGCCCCCCTTCGCCGGCGTCCCCACCGCCTTCAAGGACCTCACCCCCACCGCGGGCGTCCGCACCACGATGGGCTCGCGACTGCTGGCCGACGAGGTCCCCGACCACAGCGCCCACCTGGTCGACCTCGTCGAGGAGGCCGGGTTCGTCAGCCTCGGCAAGACGAACACCCCCGAGTTCGGCCTGAGCTCCTACACCGACAACGACGTCGTCGGACCCACGGGAACGCCGGCCGATCCAGCGCTCAACGCCGGCGGTTCCAGTGGTGGCGCCGCGGCGGCCGTGGCCGCGCACCTGCTGCCGCTGGCGCCCGGCAGCGACGGCGGCGGCTCGATCCGGATCCCGGCGTCGTGCTGCGGCGTGCTCGGGTTCAAGCCGTCGCGGGGGCGCGTCGGAGCGGGACCGGACTCCCCCACCTGGAGCGGTCTGGCCACCGACGGCGTGCTCGCGCGCTCGGTGCGCGACGTCGCCGCGGTCCTCGACCTGCTCGCCCGGCCGGTGCCGGGCTCGTCGCGCGTGTGGCCGGCACCGGCGACACCGTTCGCCCAGGAGGTCCGCCGCGAGACCGGCCGCCTCCGGATCGCCACCTGGACCGACCCGTACCTCGACTTCGTCGAGGCGTCACCCGGCTCGGTGGCCGCGGTCGCCGCCGCGCGCGAGGCCCTCGCCGCGCTGGGTCACGAGGTCGTCGAGATCGCGAACCCGTGGCCGGCCGACCTCGAGCCGCAGTTCAACGTGGTCTGGTCCGCCGGCATGGCCTCGGTGCCGCTACCCCCGGAAGCGATCGGGGCGCTGCGCCCCACCACCCGCTACTGGTACGAGCGAGGTGGGCAGGCGTCCGCCCCGGCACTCGCCGCGGCGCTGACGTTCCTCGAGCTCACCACCGCCACGGTCAACGCCTCACTGGCGTCGTTCGACCTGTTCCTGACGCCCACCCTGGCCCTGCCGCCGCAGCCCCACGCGTGGTTCACCGAGTCGGGCGACCCCACCGAGGACCACCGGCGCGAGCTGCTGTTCACGCCGTACACGGCACTGATGAACATGAGCGGCCAGCCTGCCGCGAGCGTGCCGGGCCACGTGCACGAGGGCCTGCCGGTGGGCGTCATGCTCGCCGGCCACGTCGGAGCCGACGCCCTCGTCCTGCAGGCCGCCGATCAGCTGATGGAGGTCAGCGGGCGGTCATGA
- a CDS encoding TIGR03086 family metal-binding protein, protein MSASHPGGSPSLAERHARLADGFTAVVERVEDWDAPTPVPEWAARDVVEHLVTWSQGFLASGGVHLRREVDPDDPAAAWRAHAAEIQELLESPAADEDFTHPHLGTDPLGGVIDRFYTTDVLMHTWDLAESAGVPSGLDSQECEHLLQGMTPHEQLLRDSGQYGPAVPVPPDADGVVRLMGFIGRDPEWRASR, encoded by the coding sequence GTGTCCGCATCTCACCCCGGGGGGTCACCGTCCCTCGCCGAACGCCATGCGCGCCTCGCGGACGGCTTCACGGCGGTCGTCGAGCGCGTCGAGGACTGGGACGCGCCCACCCCGGTTCCCGAGTGGGCGGCGCGCGACGTCGTGGAGCACCTGGTGACGTGGTCGCAGGGCTTCCTCGCCTCCGGGGGCGTTCACCTCCGCCGCGAGGTCGACCCCGACGACCCGGCCGCCGCCTGGCGCGCCCACGCCGCGGAGATCCAGGAGCTGCTCGAGTCGCCGGCGGCCGACGAGGACTTCACGCACCCGCACCTGGGCACCGATCCGCTGGGCGGCGTGATCGACCGGTTCTACACGACCGACGTCCTCATGCACACGTGGGACCTGGCCGAGTCGGCCGGCGTGCCGTCGGGCCTGGACTCCCAGGAGTGCGAGCACCTGCTGCAGGGGATGACCCCGCACGAGCAGCTGCTGCGCGACTCCGGTCAGTACGGGCCTGCGGTGCCCGTGCCGCCCGACGCGGACGGGGTGGTGAGGCTGATGGGCTTCATCGGCCGCGACCCGGAGTGGAGGGCGAGCCGATGA
- a CDS encoding DinB family protein has protein sequence MSLHYLQRGHRAVLRAVHGVEEYDARRPLTPTGTNLLGLVKHLAIVELEYVASCAGFRSDLGTPWESTTEEEDDSDLWLAADESAQAVIDLYVAVGEHTARACAELPEDSPAKVPWWSEPDTTFDHLLVHLVSETAQHAGHLEILREGLDGQGDSWDESRSERDAAWWAALNERITAAAEPFRDAGSVVTAPADSF, from the coding sequence ATGAGCCTGCACTACCTGCAGCGTGGCCACCGTGCCGTGCTCCGTGCCGTGCACGGCGTGGAGGAGTACGACGCTCGGCGGCCGCTGACGCCGACGGGGACGAACCTGCTCGGCCTGGTCAAGCACCTGGCCATCGTCGAGCTCGAGTACGTCGCGAGCTGCGCCGGCTTCCGGAGCGACCTCGGCACCCCGTGGGAGTCCACCACCGAGGAGGAGGACGACTCCGACCTGTGGCTGGCGGCCGATGAGAGCGCACAGGCGGTGATCGACCTCTACGTCGCCGTGGGCGAGCACACCGCGCGCGCCTGCGCCGAGCTGCCCGAGGACTCACCCGCGAAGGTGCCGTGGTGGAGCGAGCCCGACACGACCTTCGACCACCTGCTCGTCCACCTCGTGTCGGAGACCGCGCAGCACGCCGGGCACCTGGAGATCCTGCGCGAGGGTCTCGACGGCCAGGGTGACTCGTGGGACGAGTCGCGCAGCGAGCGCGACGCGGCCTGGTGGGCGGCGCTGAACGAGCGGATCACCGCGGCTGCGGAGCCGTTCCGCGACGCGGGCTCCGTGGTGACGGCGCCCGCCGACTCGTTCTGA
- a CDS encoding FKBP-type peptidyl-prolyl cis-trans isomerase, which produces MRNLKTLPLVLLLAVAPLAACGSGDDDAKDSKKESCTDYASGASSDAVKVSGEFGKTGPKATFTAPLAAKADDLQRTVVDDGDGDDTSKGDQVEAVITVFNGRDGKQALSEQATLTAGDDKTFEAFRAGIECVPTGSRVVTTVSASDVYGAEGYADLGIKGTDSLVIVTDVVDVREEVKAKEWKDDVPEVSLEGDEPKVELPKTDPPKDVLVKVLEEGDGETVKAGDTLTVNYQGSTWEDKGKVFQQTFGKDGQPAQLSTDQVVQGFKAGVVGQKVGSTVLINIPAEYGYGTEASEGNELGGKTLLFVVEIVSIDS; this is translated from the coding sequence ATGCGGAACCTGAAGACCCTGCCCCTCGTCCTGCTGTTGGCCGTGGCGCCCCTGGCGGCCTGCGGGTCCGGCGACGACGACGCGAAGGACTCGAAGAAGGAGAGCTGCACGGACTACGCCTCCGGTGCCTCCAGCGACGCCGTGAAGGTCTCGGGTGAGTTCGGCAAGACGGGCCCCAAGGCCACCTTCACCGCGCCGCTGGCCGCGAAGGCCGACGACCTGCAGCGCACCGTCGTCGACGACGGCGACGGGGACGACACCTCGAAGGGCGACCAGGTCGAGGCCGTCATCACCGTCTTCAACGGCCGCGACGGCAAGCAGGCGCTCAGCGAGCAGGCCACCCTCACCGCCGGCGACGACAAGACCTTCGAGGCCTTCCGCGCCGGCATCGAGTGCGTCCCCACGGGCTCGCGCGTCGTCACCACGGTGTCGGCGTCCGACGTCTACGGCGCCGAGGGGTACGCCGACCTCGGCATCAAGGGCACGGACTCCCTCGTGATCGTGACCGACGTCGTCGACGTCCGCGAGGAGGTCAAGGCCAAGGAGTGGAAGGACGACGTCCCCGAGGTCAGCCTCGAGGGCGACGAGCCCAAGGTCGAGCTGCCGAAGACCGATCCGCCGAAGGACGTCCTGGTCAAGGTCCTCGAGGAGGGCGACGGCGAGACCGTCAAGGCGGGCGACACCCTCACCGTGAACTACCAGGGCAGCACCTGGGAGGACAAGGGCAAGGTGTTCCAGCAGACGTTCGGCAAGGACGGCCAGCCTGCGCAGCTGTCCACCGACCAGGTCGTGCAGGGGTTCAAGGCCGGCGTCGTCGGCCAGAAGGTCGGCTCCACCGTGCTGATCAACATCCCCGCCGAGTACGGCTACGGCACCGAGGCCTCCGAGGGCAACGAGCTCGGCGGCAAGACGCTGCTGTTCGTCGTGGAGATCGTCTCGATCGACTCCTGA
- a CDS encoding NCS2 family permease, which produces MTTTLDRYFKISQRGSSVGQEVRGGVVTFLTMAYIIVLNPIILSGVADADGKFLGGGTEPGSGFATIAACTALVAGVLTILMGVVANFPIALATGLGLNAFVAFSVATQMTWADAMGLVVLEGIVILVLVLTGFRKAVFDAVPGQLKTAIAVGIGLFLTLIGLIDAGFVRATGNAAPPIGMGIGGELSGWPVLVFSFGLLLMISLHTRRVPGAILIGIVVTTIVAIIVQAITDTPASGGDPTSKGWNLNVPAWPEKIIEKPDLSLLGDFNLLGSFDRVGVVAAVLLVFTLMLADFFDTMGTMTAVGAEAGLNDEDGAPEGAQRILIVDSVAAAVGGAAGVSSNTSYVESTAGVADGARTGLASVITGLCFLLATIFTPVVQIIPNEAAVAALVLVGFLMMTQVTEIDWKDPEIAIPAFLTIAFMPFTYSITAGIGAGFLAYVVLKVVMGKVREVHVLLWIIAAMFVAYFAIDPITRALT; this is translated from the coding sequence GTGACGACTACCCTCGATCGCTATTTCAAGATCTCGCAGCGCGGCTCGTCGGTCGGACAGGAGGTCCGCGGCGGCGTCGTGACCTTCCTGACGATGGCGTACATCATCGTTCTCAACCCCATCATCCTCAGTGGTGTGGCCGATGCCGACGGCAAGTTCCTCGGCGGAGGCACCGAGCCGGGCTCGGGCTTCGCGACGATCGCGGCCTGCACCGCGCTCGTGGCCGGCGTGCTGACGATCCTGATGGGCGTGGTGGCGAACTTCCCCATCGCGCTGGCGACCGGCCTGGGCCTGAACGCCTTCGTCGCGTTCTCCGTGGCCACCCAGATGACGTGGGCCGACGCGATGGGCCTGGTCGTGCTCGAGGGCATCGTGATCCTCGTGCTGGTGCTGACCGGCTTCCGCAAGGCGGTCTTCGACGCCGTGCCGGGGCAGCTGAAGACCGCGATCGCGGTGGGCATCGGCCTCTTCCTGACCCTGATCGGCCTGATCGACGCGGGCTTCGTGCGTGCCACCGGCAACGCCGCCCCGCCGATCGGCATGGGCATCGGCGGCGAGCTGTCGGGCTGGCCCGTGCTGGTGTTCAGCTTCGGCCTGCTGCTGATGATCAGCCTGCACACGCGCCGGGTCCCCGGCGCCATCCTCATCGGCATCGTCGTCACCACGATCGTGGCGATCATCGTGCAGGCGATCACCGACACCCCGGCCTCCGGCGGCGACCCGACCTCCAAGGGCTGGAACCTCAACGTTCCGGCATGGCCCGAGAAGATCATCGAGAAGCCCGACCTCTCGCTGCTCGGCGACTTCAACCTGCTCGGCTCGTTCGACCGCGTCGGCGTCGTCGCGGCGGTGCTGCTGGTCTTCACCCTCATGCTCGCGGACTTCTTCGACACGATGGGCACGATGACGGCCGTCGGCGCCGAGGCCGGCCTGAACGACGAGGACGGCGCGCCCGAGGGTGCCCAGCGGATCCTCATCGTCGACTCGGTCGCCGCCGCGGTGGGTGGCGCCGCCGGCGTCTCGAGCAACACGTCCTACGTGGAGTCCACGGCCGGCGTCGCCGATGGCGCGCGCACCGGCCTGGCCAGCGTGATCACGGGCCTGTGCTTCCTGCTGGCCACGATCTTCACCCCGGTCGTGCAGATCATCCCGAACGAGGCCGCCGTGGCCGCGCTCGTGCTCGTGGGCTTCCTGATGATGACGCAGGTGACCGAGATCGACTGGAAGGACCCCGAGATCGCGATCCCGGCGTTCCTGACGATCGCCTTCATGCCGTTCACGTACTCGATCACCGCCGGCATCGGCGCGGGCTTCCTGGCCTACGTGGTGCTCAAGGTCGTGATGGGCAAGGTCCGCGAGGTGCACGTCCTGCTGTGGATCATCGCCGCGATGTTCGTCGCCTACTTCGCGATCGACCCGATCACGCGCGCGCTGACCTGA
- a CDS encoding DUF3817 domain-containing protein, protein MSPRRLFRIVAVSEAITWALLLTGMFLKYVTETTELGVRIGGMLHGVVFVAYVVTTVVVAIDAQWSLKRSALGLLAAVPPFFTIWFDVVSERQGALPERWRLTTGEPQGLLDRLVAWLVRKPLQGVAVGIVAVVALTGAALVVGPPTS, encoded by the coding sequence ATGTCCCCCCGCCGCCTGTTCCGCATCGTCGCCGTCTCCGAGGCCATCACCTGGGCCCTGCTGCTGACGGGCATGTTCCTCAAGTACGTCACCGAGACCACCGAGCTGGGGGTGCGGATCGGCGGCATGCTGCACGGCGTCGTGTTCGTGGCCTACGTGGTGACCACCGTGGTCGTCGCGATCGACGCGCAGTGGAGCCTCAAGCGCTCGGCGCTGGGCCTGCTGGCCGCCGTGCCGCCGTTCTTCACGATCTGGTTCGACGTCGTCAGCGAGCGCCAGGGCGCGCTGCCCGAGCGGTGGCGGCTCACCACGGGCGAGCCGCAGGGTCTGCTCGACCGCCTCGTGGCGTGGCTCGTGCGCAAGCCCCTGCAGGGCGTAGCCGTCGGCATCGTCGCCGTCGTCGCCCTCACCGGTGCGGCCCTCGTGGTGGGCCCGCCCACCAGTTGA
- a CDS encoding flavin-containing monooxygenase — MTSIGIIGTGFGGIGTAVELLTHGYDDVRLWERADQLGGVWRDNTYPGSGCDVPGPLYSFSFAPSDRWTRRYPVQAEILAYLRDVADWFGVTPRCRFGAKVVSAHQDANGWRVTFDDGTAETVDVLVSAVGQLSEPSAPQVQGWESFAGPVLHAGSWDDSVDLAGRRVAVVGTGASAIQLVPRLAEVARELVVVQRSAQHVLPKLDGAYPSWYRDLAARERRPIDWISQQFSRGLDPNSGVASFIERLAATQRRVQVRDAGLRRDLTPRHQVGCKRILFSNEYYPALTRDHVRLVPHALTEVRPDAIRTADGTWHDVDAVCFATGFDTQDFLHGIEVTGPGGDLHQLWRDGARAHLGIHVPGFPNLFLAYGPNTNLGGGSIITMLEAQARHIRATLDRMRHRGARQVQARAEAEQRWDARVQDELVRSAWASCSSWYRHPETGRITSNWPGGTWAYERVVATVHDEDFVWA, encoded by the coding sequence ATGACGTCGATCGGGATCATCGGCACTGGGTTCGGCGGCATCGGCACCGCCGTCGAGCTGCTCACCCACGGGTACGACGACGTGCGGCTGTGGGAGCGGGCCGATCAGCTCGGCGGTGTGTGGCGCGACAACACCTACCCGGGCTCCGGCTGCGACGTGCCGGGGCCGCTCTACTCCTTCTCCTTCGCGCCGAGCGACCGGTGGACGCGTCGCTACCCCGTGCAGGCGGAGATCCTCGCCTACCTGCGCGACGTCGCCGACTGGTTCGGCGTCACCCCGCGGTGCCGCTTCGGCGCGAAGGTCGTGTCCGCCCACCAGGACGCAAATGGCTGGCGGGTCACGTTCGACGACGGCACCGCGGAGACCGTCGACGTCCTGGTGAGCGCGGTCGGCCAGCTGTCCGAGCCGAGTGCGCCGCAGGTCCAGGGCTGGGAGTCGTTCGCCGGCCCGGTGCTGCACGCCGGCTCCTGGGACGACTCGGTGGACCTCGCAGGTCGACGCGTGGCCGTGGTGGGCACCGGCGCGTCCGCCATTCAGCTCGTCCCGCGGCTGGCCGAGGTCGCCCGCGAGCTCGTCGTGGTGCAGCGGTCGGCCCAGCACGTGCTGCCGAAGCTCGACGGCGCGTACCCGTCCTGGTACCGCGACCTCGCAGCCCGCGAACGACGGCCGATCGACTGGATCAGCCAGCAGTTCTCGCGGGGGCTCGACCCGAACTCCGGGGTCGCCTCGTTCATCGAGCGGCTCGCCGCCACGCAGCGCCGCGTGCAGGTACGCGACGCGGGGCTGCGGCGCGACCTCACCCCGCGCCACCAGGTGGGCTGCAAGCGGATCCTGTTCTCCAACGAGTACTACCCCGCCCTGACGCGCGACCACGTGCGACTCGTGCCGCACGCGCTCACCGAGGTGCGTCCGGACGCGATCCGCACGGCCGACGGCACCTGGCACGACGTCGACGCGGTCTGCTTCGCCACCGGGTTCGACACGCAGGACTTCCTGCACGGGATCGAGGTCACCGGTCCGGGCGGCGACCTCCACCAGCTCTGGCGAGACGGCGCCCGCGCGCACCTGGGGATCCACGTGCCGGGCTTTCCGAACCTCTTCCTGGCGTACGGCCCCAACACCAACCTCGGCGGCGGCTCGATCATCACGATGCTCGAGGCGCAGGCGCGCCACATCCGCGCCACCCTCGACCGGATGCGGCACCGCGGCGCGCGGCAGGTCCAGGCCCGCGCCGAGGCCGAGCAGCGGTGGGACGCGCGGGTGCAGGACGAGCTGGTCCGGTCGGCGTGGGCGTCGTGCTCCAGCTGGTACCGCCATCCCGAGACGGGCCGCATCACCTCGAACTGGCCCGGCGGCACGTGGGCCTACGAGCGCGTCGTCGCAACGGTGCACGACGAGGACTTCGTCTGGGCCTGA
- a CDS encoding TetR/AcrR family transcriptional regulator gives MTPAARTRLAPDSRRRSILDAAAVLYASRPYDQVSTTELARAAGVTRGLVHHYFGSKRALFLAVMRESVQMPEAALPDLADLPLPERVSRTIDWILDAAGTYGQAWVAASGAANLHGPSDVQAIVDEADDRAARLVLDALALPDDAALRARLRPVAAYVKALCREWLVRGTLEREDVHADVCAAVLTVTAP, from the coding sequence ATGACTCCCGCGGCGCGCACCCGCCTCGCTCCCGACTCCCGGCGCCGATCGATCCTCGACGCGGCGGCCGTGCTCTACGCCTCCCGCCCGTACGACCAGGTCTCCACCACCGAGCTGGCCCGGGCCGCGGGCGTGACCCGCGGCCTGGTCCACCACTACTTCGGCAGCAAGCGCGCGCTGTTCCTGGCGGTCATGCGCGAGTCGGTGCAGATGCCCGAGGCCGCCCTCCCCGACCTCGCGGACCTGCCGCTGCCCGAGCGCGTGAGCCGCACGATCGACTGGATCCTCGACGCGGCCGGCACGTACGGCCAGGCATGGGTCGCGGCCTCGGGCGCGGCGAACCTCCACGGCCCCTCCGACGTCCAGGCGATCGTCGACGAGGCCGACGACCGGGCCGCGCGCCTCGTGCTCGACGCGCTGGCGCTGCCCGACGACGCCGCCCTGCGCGCTCGGCTGCGCCCCGTGGCCGCCTACGTGAAGGCGCTGTGCCGCGAGTGGCTGGTGCGCGGCACCCTCGAGCGTGAGGACGTGCACGCCGACGTGTGCGCGGCCGTCCTCACGGTGACGGCGCCATGA
- a CDS encoding FAD-dependent oxidoreductase, with the protein MSDFDYDVAIVGSGFGGSVTALRLREKGYSVVVLEAGRRFADHEFATSSWDVRRYLWAPWARCFGILRLTPLRDVLIASGAGVGGGSLVYANTLYQPGDEYFEDSRWAHITDWRAELEPHFDQARRMLGVVTYPGSTEADRLMAEVAEELGVAETVHPADVGVLFAERPALPLADPFFGGRGPDRTSCTECGACLTGCRVGAKNTLVKNYLYLAEQAGVEVRPLTTVTDVRPLRGGYRVSTRGTGTPWKRGRLTAEQVVFSGNSLNTQDLLHRLRRRSLPRMSPLLGTLARTNSESVLSARDGDRRADHTPGLAITSSFHPDPQTHVEPVRYGPGSGLIGLLNAHLVDPVEGVPRWRATLRTYRRLGVRKAFRLHDPRRWAEQSIVILTMQTLDNSVTTFLRRRPWGLRMTTREGIGEPSPEWIPVSHRVARSLARRVGGVAGGSVADLVGVPVTAHFIGGCVIGATAEEGVVDPYQRLFGHPGLHVVDGSTISANLGVNPALTITAQAERALSFWPNRGEPDARPALGEPYRRLAAVPPRDPQVPAGAGGELRWAR; encoded by the coding sequence GTGAGCGATTTCGACTACGACGTGGCGATCGTCGGATCCGGGTTCGGCGGCAGCGTCACGGCGTTGCGGCTGCGGGAGAAGGGCTACTCCGTCGTCGTGCTCGAGGCCGGCCGCCGCTTCGCCGACCACGAGTTCGCCACCTCGTCGTGGGACGTGCGCCGCTACCTGTGGGCGCCGTGGGCCCGGTGCTTCGGGATCCTGAGGCTCACCCCGCTGCGTGACGTCCTCATCGCGAGCGGCGCGGGCGTGGGCGGCGGGTCGCTGGTCTACGCCAACACGCTGTACCAGCCCGGCGACGAGTACTTCGAGGACTCGCGCTGGGCCCACATCACCGACTGGAGGGCCGAGCTGGAGCCGCACTTCGACCAGGCGAGGCGGATGCTCGGCGTCGTCACGTACCCGGGTTCCACCGAGGCCGACCGCTTGATGGCCGAGGTCGCGGAGGAGCTGGGCGTGGCCGAGACGGTGCACCCCGCCGACGTCGGCGTGCTGTTCGCCGAGCGGCCGGCACTGCCGCTCGCCGACCCGTTCTTCGGAGGACGGGGCCCGGACCGCACGTCCTGCACCGAGTGCGGCGCCTGCCTGACGGGGTGCCGGGTCGGCGCCAAGAACACGCTCGTGAAGAACTACCTGTACCTGGCCGAGCAGGCCGGGGTGGAGGTCCGCCCGTTGACGACCGTGACCGACGTGCGTCCTCTCCGAGGCGGCTACCGCGTGTCCACGCGAGGTACCGGGACTCCGTGGAAGCGAGGTCGCCTGACGGCCGAGCAGGTGGTCTTCTCGGGCAACTCGCTCAACACGCAGGACCTGCTCCACCGCCTGCGGCGTCGCTCGCTGCCCCGGATGTCTCCGCTGCTCGGCACGCTGGCGCGGACCAACTCGGAGTCCGTGCTGTCCGCGCGCGACGGCGACCGCCGCGCCGACCACACGCCGGGCCTCGCGATCACCTCGTCGTTCCACCCCGACCCGCAGACGCACGTCGAGCCCGTCCGGTACGGCCCCGGCTCCGGGCTGATCGGACTGCTGAACGCGCACCTCGTCGATCCGGTCGAGGGGGTTCCCCGGTGGCGTGCCACGCTGCGGACCTACCGCCGGCTGGGGGTGCGGAAGGCGTTCCGCCTCCACGACCCGCGGCGCTGGGCCGAGCAGTCGATCGTGATCCTGACGATGCAGACCCTCGACAACTCGGTCACGACCTTTCTCAGGCGCCGGCCGTGGGGGCTGAGGATGACCACGCGCGAGGGGATCGGCGAGCCGAGCCCCGAGTGGATCCCCGTCTCGCACCGGGTGGCCCGGAGCCTCGCCCGGCGGGTGGGCGGGGTGGCCGGTGGCTCGGTGGCCGACCTCGTGGGCGTGCCGGTCACGGCCCACTTCATCGGCGGCTGCGTCATCGGAGCGACGGCCGAGGAGGGCGTGGTCGACCCGTACCAGCGGCTCTTCGGCCACCCCGGCCTGCACGTGGTCGACGGCTCGACGATCAGCGCCAACCTCGGTGTGAACCCCGCCCTGACGATCACCGCGCAGGCCGAGCGCGCGCTGTCGTTCTGGCCCAACCGCGGCGAGCCCGACGCCCGCCCGGCGCTCGGCGAGCCCTACCGTCGTCTCGCCGCCGTGCCGCCGCGCGACCCGCAGGTGCCGGCCGGCGCCGGCGGCGAGCTGCGCTGGGCCCGCTGA